Proteins encoded by one window of Arachis ipaensis cultivar K30076 chromosome B04, Araip1.1, whole genome shotgun sequence:
- the LOC107635479 gene encoding putative pentatricopeptide repeat-containing protein At5g13230, mitochondrial isoform X1, whose amino-acid sequence MIIKSQFLYTRLSRIRASCCCCFSVCSSQQPCLGAFDSHSFASTLQRTIQDGDTDAGKRLHCHALKRGPCLDLFAQNILLNSYVQSDSLDDALKLFDEMPLRNTISYITLAQGFSRSQQFHHALHLIRRLFREGHELNQFVFTTILKLLVSMDWTPMCCSVHACVYKLGHHTDAFVGTALIDAYSVCGNVEVARQVFDGICCKDMVSWTGMISCYAENHFYEDSLQLFCQMRSMGYNPNNFTISGALKSCLGLEAYDVGKSVHGSALKTCYDRDIYVGTALLELYAKSGEIVEAQRFFEEMPKNDLIPWSLMIARYAQSDKSWEALELFRRMRQASVVPNNFTFASVLQACASLVLLNMGKQIHSYVLKVGLLLNVFVSNSLMDVYAKCGQIENSIKLFVESPEHNDVTWNTIIVGYVQSGEAEKAMNIFIRMLEYDVQPTEVTYSSVLRACASLAALEPGLQVHSLIIKTTYNKDTVVANSLIDMYAKCGRITDARVIFDKMNKQDEVSWNAMICGYSMHGLGVEALNLFDMMQQSNSKPNKLTFVGVLSACSNAGLLERGQALFKSMLKDYGIEPCIEHYTCMVWLLGRLGQFDEAAKLIGEIPYDPSVMVWRALLGACVIHKNIDLGSVCAQRVLEMEPDDDATHVLLSNMYATAKRWDKVASVRKCMQKRRVKKEPGLSWVENQGVVHYFTVGDTSHPENKVIYEMLEWLKKKTREAGYIPDCNAVLLDVEDAEKERLLWVHSERLALAYGLLRIPPASSVRIIKNLRICTDCHTVIKVISKFVQREIVVRDINRFHHFRNGICSCGDYW is encoded by the exons atgatcatcaaatCGCAATTCCTTTATACAAGATTATCACGCATAAGAGCATCATGCTGCTGCTGCTTCTCCGTTTGTTCCTCCCAACAACCATGCCTTGGCGCCTTCGATTCACATTCCTTCGCCAGCACCCTCCAACGAACCATCCAAGACGGCGACACCGATGCCGGCAAGCGCCTCCACTGCCACGCTCTCAAGCGAGGCCCGTGTTTGGACTTATTCGCTCAGAACATTCTACTAAACTCTTATGTGCAATCTGATTCACTGGACGATGCCTTGAAACTGTTCGATGAAATGCCGCTTAGAAACACCATCTCTTATATCACCTTGGCACAGGGCTTCTCCCGCTCCCAGCAGTTCCACCATGCTCTTCACTTGATTCGCAg GTTGTTTAGAGAAGGACATGAGCTAAACCAGTTTGTTTTTACTACTATTCTTAAGTTGCTTGTGAGCATGGATTGGACTCCTATGTGCTGCAGTGTCCATGCGTGTGTTTATAAGCTTGGACATCACACTGATGCGTTTGTTGGGACCGCCCTTATTGATGCCTACTCTGTTTGTGGAAATGTTGAGGTTGCTCGTCAAGTTTTTGATGGCATTTGTTGTAAGGACATGGTATCGTGGACTGGGATGATCTCTTGCTATGCTGAGAATCACTTCTACGAGGATTCGTTGCAGCTTTTTTGTCAGATGAGGAGTATGGGGTACAATCCAAACAATTTCACCATTTCAGGTGCTCTCAAGTCCTGTCTTGGTCTGGAAGCTTATGATGTGGGGAAAAGTGTTCATGGAAGTGCTTTAAAAACTTGCTATGATCGGGATATTTATGTTGGTACTgcattgcttgaattgtatgctAAGTCAGGAGAGATTGTTGAAGCACAGCGATTTTTTGAAGAAATGCCAAAAAATGATCTTATTCCATGGAGTCTGATGATAGCGCGGTATGCTCAGAGCGACAAAAGTTGGGAAGCTTTGGAGTTATTTCGTCGTATGAGGCAAGCATCTGTTGTCCCTAACAATTTTACATTCGCCAGTGTGCTCCAAGCTTGTGCCTCTTTGGTCCTGCTCAATATGGGAAAGCAAATCCATTCTTATGTACTGAAAGTTGGTCTTCTCTTGAATGTGTTTGTCTCAAATTCCCTCATGGATGTTTATGCCAAGTGTGGTCAAATTGAGAACTCGATAAAGTTATTTGTGGAATCGCCAGAGCACAATGATGTTACATGGAACACCATAATTGTTGGTTATGTTCAATCCGGGGAGGCAGAGAAAGCAATGAATATATTTATACGCATGCTTGAATATGATGTGCAGCCAACTGAAGTGACATACTCAAGTGTTCTCCGTGCCTGTGCTAGTTTAGCAGCACTAGAGCCAGGGCTACAGGTTCACTCCTTAATTATCAAAACCACATATAACAAGGATACTGTAGTTGCAAATTCTTTGATAGATATGTATGCAAAATGCGGAAGAATTACTGATGCTCGAGTGATATTTGATAAGATGAATAAACAAGATGAAGTGTCATGGAATGCTATGATCTGTGGATATTCCATGCATGGCTTGGGTGTGGAGGCTCTAAATTTATTTGACATGATGCAGCAGTCCAATTCAAAACCTAATAAATTAACCTTTGTTGGTGTGCTCTCTGCATGTAGCAATGCAGGATTGTTAGAAAGGGGCCAAGCTCTCTTTAAGTCCATGTTAAAGGACTACGGCATTGAGCCGTGTATAGAACATTATACTTGCATGGTTTGGCTTCTTGGAAGATTAGGCCAATTTGATGAAGCAGCGAAGCTCATCGGAGAAATTCCGTATGATCCTAGTGTTATGGTGTGGCGTGCACTGCTTGGTGCATGTGTTATTCATAAGAATATTGATCTCGGAAGTGTCTGTGCCCAGCGCGTACTTGAGATGGAGCCCGATGATGATGCCACCCATGTGCTGCTGTCAAACATGTATGCCACTGCAAAGAGATGGGACAAAGTTGCTTCGGTTAGGAAATGTATGCAAAAGAGAAGAGTGAAGAAGGAACCAGGCTTAAGCTGGGTTGAGAACCAAGGTGTGGTACATTATTTTACTGTGGGGGATACTTCTCATCCAGAGAATAAAGTAATATATGAAATGCTTGAATGGTTAAAGAAGAAAACCAGGGAAGCAGGATATATTCCTGATTGCAATGCTGTTTTGCTTGATGTGGAGGATGCCGAAAAGGAACGTCTATTGTGGGTGCATAGCGAAAGACTAGCACTGGCGTATGGTCTGCTTCGAATTCCACCGGCGAGTTCTGTACGTATCATTAAGAATCTCCGGATATGCACAGATTGTCATACTGTCATAAAGGTCATATCAAAATTTGTGCAGAGAGAAATTGTTGTTAGAGATATAAACCGGTTTCATCATTTTCGGAATGGGATTTGCTCATGTGGTGATTACTGGTAA
- the LOC107635479 gene encoding putative pentatricopeptide repeat-containing protein At5g13230, mitochondrial isoform X2 → MDWTPMCCSVHACVYKLGHHTDAFVGTALIDAYSVCGNVEVARQVFDGICCKDMVSWTGMISCYAENHFYEDSLQLFCQMRSMGYNPNNFTISGALKSCLGLEAYDVGKSVHGSALKTCYDRDIYVGTALLELYAKSGEIVEAQRFFEEMPKNDLIPWSLMIARYAQSDKSWEALELFRRMRQASVVPNNFTFASVLQACASLVLLNMGKQIHSYVLKVGLLLNVFVSNSLMDVYAKCGQIENSIKLFVESPEHNDVTWNTIIVGYVQSGEAEKAMNIFIRMLEYDVQPTEVTYSSVLRACASLAALEPGLQVHSLIIKTTYNKDTVVANSLIDMYAKCGRITDARVIFDKMNKQDEVSWNAMICGYSMHGLGVEALNLFDMMQQSNSKPNKLTFVGVLSACSNAGLLERGQALFKSMLKDYGIEPCIEHYTCMVWLLGRLGQFDEAAKLIGEIPYDPSVMVWRALLGACVIHKNIDLGSVCAQRVLEMEPDDDATHVLLSNMYATAKRWDKVASVRKCMQKRRVKKEPGLSWVENQGVVHYFTVGDTSHPENKVIYEMLEWLKKKTREAGYIPDCNAVLLDVEDAEKERLLWVHSERLALAYGLLRIPPASSVRIIKNLRICTDCHTVIKVISKFVQREIVVRDINRFHHFRNGICSCGDYW, encoded by the coding sequence ATGGATTGGACTCCTATGTGCTGCAGTGTCCATGCGTGTGTTTATAAGCTTGGACATCACACTGATGCGTTTGTTGGGACCGCCCTTATTGATGCCTACTCTGTTTGTGGAAATGTTGAGGTTGCTCGTCAAGTTTTTGATGGCATTTGTTGTAAGGACATGGTATCGTGGACTGGGATGATCTCTTGCTATGCTGAGAATCACTTCTACGAGGATTCGTTGCAGCTTTTTTGTCAGATGAGGAGTATGGGGTACAATCCAAACAATTTCACCATTTCAGGTGCTCTCAAGTCCTGTCTTGGTCTGGAAGCTTATGATGTGGGGAAAAGTGTTCATGGAAGTGCTTTAAAAACTTGCTATGATCGGGATATTTATGTTGGTACTgcattgcttgaattgtatgctAAGTCAGGAGAGATTGTTGAAGCACAGCGATTTTTTGAAGAAATGCCAAAAAATGATCTTATTCCATGGAGTCTGATGATAGCGCGGTATGCTCAGAGCGACAAAAGTTGGGAAGCTTTGGAGTTATTTCGTCGTATGAGGCAAGCATCTGTTGTCCCTAACAATTTTACATTCGCCAGTGTGCTCCAAGCTTGTGCCTCTTTGGTCCTGCTCAATATGGGAAAGCAAATCCATTCTTATGTACTGAAAGTTGGTCTTCTCTTGAATGTGTTTGTCTCAAATTCCCTCATGGATGTTTATGCCAAGTGTGGTCAAATTGAGAACTCGATAAAGTTATTTGTGGAATCGCCAGAGCACAATGATGTTACATGGAACACCATAATTGTTGGTTATGTTCAATCCGGGGAGGCAGAGAAAGCAATGAATATATTTATACGCATGCTTGAATATGATGTGCAGCCAACTGAAGTGACATACTCAAGTGTTCTCCGTGCCTGTGCTAGTTTAGCAGCACTAGAGCCAGGGCTACAGGTTCACTCCTTAATTATCAAAACCACATATAACAAGGATACTGTAGTTGCAAATTCTTTGATAGATATGTATGCAAAATGCGGAAGAATTACTGATGCTCGAGTGATATTTGATAAGATGAATAAACAAGATGAAGTGTCATGGAATGCTATGATCTGTGGATATTCCATGCATGGCTTGGGTGTGGAGGCTCTAAATTTATTTGACATGATGCAGCAGTCCAATTCAAAACCTAATAAATTAACCTTTGTTGGTGTGCTCTCTGCATGTAGCAATGCAGGATTGTTAGAAAGGGGCCAAGCTCTCTTTAAGTCCATGTTAAAGGACTACGGCATTGAGCCGTGTATAGAACATTATACTTGCATGGTTTGGCTTCTTGGAAGATTAGGCCAATTTGATGAAGCAGCGAAGCTCATCGGAGAAATTCCGTATGATCCTAGTGTTATGGTGTGGCGTGCACTGCTTGGTGCATGTGTTATTCATAAGAATATTGATCTCGGAAGTGTCTGTGCCCAGCGCGTACTTGAGATGGAGCCCGATGATGATGCCACCCATGTGCTGCTGTCAAACATGTATGCCACTGCAAAGAGATGGGACAAAGTTGCTTCGGTTAGGAAATGTATGCAAAAGAGAAGAGTGAAGAAGGAACCAGGCTTAAGCTGGGTTGAGAACCAAGGTGTGGTACATTATTTTACTGTGGGGGATACTTCTCATCCAGAGAATAAAGTAATATATGAAATGCTTGAATGGTTAAAGAAGAAAACCAGGGAAGCAGGATATATTCCTGATTGCAATGCTGTTTTGCTTGATGTGGAGGATGCCGAAAAGGAACGTCTATTGTGGGTGCATAGCGAAAGACTAGCACTGGCGTATGGTCTGCTTCGAATTCCACCGGCGAGTTCTGTACGTATCATTAAGAATCTCCGGATATGCACAGATTGTCATACTGTCATAAAGGTCATATCAAAATTTGTGCAGAGAGAAATTGTTGTTAGAGATATAAACCGGTTTCATCATTTTCGGAATGGGATTTGCTCATGTGGTGATTACTGGTAA
- the LOC107635481 gene encoding callose synthase 5 isoform X1 yields the protein MRFKCYKIVRHYVFSGLSFGIFVKMNRVCRYHFGCLRKDTLPIMQLEENTQGLNWPSSFEQQRQRTGDLDLLDWLKAMFGFQRDNVRNQREHLILLLANSHIRLHPKPEPLNMLDDRAVDEVMKKLFKNYKKWCKFLGRKHSLRLPQGQQEVQQRKLLYMGLYLLIWGEASNVCFMPECLCYIFHNYLKFNGDMEETEDSIRLLSSKIIVSLNQMCLQLMCWEAIHINKLVKFQSQRKMGTQTTLTSSPKVLGCSRSS from the exons ATGCGATTCAAATGTTATAAGATAGTAAGACACTATGTTTTTTCTGGGTTGAGTTTTGGGATCTTTGTGAAAATGAACCGTGTTTGCAGGTATCATTTTGGATGTCTGAGAAAGGATACTCTACCCATTATGCAACTTGAAGAG AACACACAAGGCTTGAACTGGCCTAGTTCTTTCGAGCAACAAAGACAGAGAACAGGAGACCTAGACTTGCTTGATTGGCTTAAAGCCATGTTTGGTTTCCAG AGGGACAACGTCAGGAATCAGAGAGAGCATTTGATTCTGCTTCTTGCTAATTCTCATATAAGGCTACACCCTAAACCTGAGCCTCTAAACATG CTTGATGATCGTGCTGTTGATGAAGTGATGAAAAAGCTTTTTAAGAATTATAAAAAATGGTGCAAATTCTTGGGACGAAAACATAGTTTACG ACTTCCTCAAGGTCAGCAAGAGGTGCAACAGAGGAAGTTGCTTTATATGGGCTTGTACCTTCTCATCTGGGGTGAGGCGTCTAATGTTTGCTTCATGCCTGAGTGCCTATGCTACATATTTCACAAC TACTTGAAATTTAATGGAGATATGGAGGAGACAGAGGATTCGATAAGGTTACTCAGCAGCAAGATTATTGTCTCCCTGAATCAAATGTGCCTGCAATTGATGTGCTGGGAGGCGATTCACATAAACAAATTGGTGAAATTTCAGAGCCAGAGGAAGATGGGAACACAAACAACCCTGACTTCAAGCCCGAAGGTGTTGGGGTGTTCGAGGTCATCTTAA
- the LOC107635481 gene encoding callose synthase 5 isoform X3, with product MRFKCYKIVRHYVFSGLSFGIFVKMNRVCRYHFGCLRKDTLPIMQLEENTQGLNWPSSFEQQRQRTGDLDLLDWLKAMFGFQRDNVRNQREHLILLLANSHIRLHPKPEPLNMLDDRAVDEVMKKLFKNYKKWCKFLGRKHSLRLPQGQQEVQQRKLLYMGLYLLIWGEASNVCFMPECLCYIFHNFLSVKWGVSGGYY from the exons ATGCGATTCAAATGTTATAAGATAGTAAGACACTATGTTTTTTCTGGGTTGAGTTTTGGGATCTTTGTGAAAATGAACCGTGTTTGCAGGTATCATTTTGGATGTCTGAGAAAGGATACTCTACCCATTATGCAACTTGAAGAG AACACACAAGGCTTGAACTGGCCTAGTTCTTTCGAGCAACAAAGACAGAGAACAGGAGACCTAGACTTGCTTGATTGGCTTAAAGCCATGTTTGGTTTCCAG AGGGACAACGTCAGGAATCAGAGAGAGCATTTGATTCTGCTTCTTGCTAATTCTCATATAAGGCTACACCCTAAACCTGAGCCTCTAAACATG CTTGATGATCGTGCTGTTGATGAAGTGATGAAAAAGCTTTTTAAGAATTATAAAAAATGGTGCAAATTCTTGGGACGAAAACATAGTTTACG ACTTCCTCAAGGTCAGCAAGAGGTGCAACAGAGGAAGTTGCTTTATATGGGCTTGTACCTTCTCATCTGGGGTGAGGCGTCTAATGTTTGCTTCATGCCTGAGTGCCTATGCTACATATTTCACAAC TTTCTATCTGTGAAGTGGGGTGTAAGTGGAGGCTACTACTGA
- the LOC107635481 gene encoding callose synthase 5 isoform X2: MQLEENTQGLNWPSSFEQQRQRTGDLDLLDWLKAMFGFQRDNVRNQREHLILLLANSHIRLHPKPEPLNMLDDRAVDEVMKKLFKNYKKWCKFLGRKHSLRLPQGQQEVQQRKLLYMGLYLLIWGEASNVCFMPECLCYIFHNYLKFNGDMEETEDSIRLLSSKIIVSLNQMCLQLMCWEAIHINKLVKFQSQRKMGTQTTLTSSPKVLGCSRSS, translated from the exons ATGCAACTTGAAGAG AACACACAAGGCTTGAACTGGCCTAGTTCTTTCGAGCAACAAAGACAGAGAACAGGAGACCTAGACTTGCTTGATTGGCTTAAAGCCATGTTTGGTTTCCAG AGGGACAACGTCAGGAATCAGAGAGAGCATTTGATTCTGCTTCTTGCTAATTCTCATATAAGGCTACACCCTAAACCTGAGCCTCTAAACATG CTTGATGATCGTGCTGTTGATGAAGTGATGAAAAAGCTTTTTAAGAATTATAAAAAATGGTGCAAATTCTTGGGACGAAAACATAGTTTACG ACTTCCTCAAGGTCAGCAAGAGGTGCAACAGAGGAAGTTGCTTTATATGGGCTTGTACCTTCTCATCTGGGGTGAGGCGTCTAATGTTTGCTTCATGCCTGAGTGCCTATGCTACATATTTCACAAC TACTTGAAATTTAATGGAGATATGGAGGAGACAGAGGATTCGATAAGGTTACTCAGCAGCAAGATTATTGTCTCCCTGAATCAAATGTGCCTGCAATTGATGTGCTGGGAGGCGATTCACATAAACAAATTGGTGAAATTTCAGAGCCAGAGGAAGATGGGAACACAAACAACCCTGACTTCAAGCCCGAAGGTGTTGGGGTGTTCGAGGTCATCTTAA